Proteins from a genomic interval of Symmachiella macrocystis:
- a CDS encoding glycosyltransferase, with translation MKVALVHDWLTGMRGGEKCLEVACRRYPDAQLYTLLHRKNSTSPAIERMAIQTSGLQRIPAISRFYRYLLPVMPTAIERLQVSQDVDVVMSFSSCVAKGIRSPAGVPHICYCFSPMRYAWHMKDAYFPESSQKRGLLGSARSAVAATRDHLLSRIKEWDRDSSDRVTHFVANSHNVAQRIQQCYGRDSRVIHSPVDTEFYTPEAIERQDFYLYVSALAPYKRVDLAIEACQKMGRKLVVIGSGQLLKKLSRASLKHVEILGWRTDEEIRWYLRRCRALLFPGLEDFGIVPLEAQACGAPVIAYGRGGVLETVLPATRETEGTGMFFEEQTTDALCDALLEFESNSHWISPQLSRKQAEKFSVENFERKLIDYVDLVVTGQSRDEAPQDIVPFPNLVERELRRAA, from the coding sequence ATGAAGGTCGCACTTGTTCACGATTGGCTCACGGGCATGCGCGGTGGGGAAAAGTGTCTAGAGGTCGCCTGCCGTCGCTATCCGGATGCGCAGCTTTATACATTGCTGCATCGCAAAAACTCCACCAGTCCAGCCATTGAGCGGATGGCAATTCAGACCAGTGGCTTGCAGCGAATTCCGGCGATTTCGCGATTCTATCGTTATCTATTGCCGGTCATGCCCACGGCCATCGAACGACTTCAGGTGTCCCAGGACGTCGATGTCGTGATGAGTTTCAGCTCGTGTGTGGCTAAGGGGATTCGCAGCCCCGCGGGCGTACCGCATATTTGTTATTGCTTTTCACCGATGCGATACGCTTGGCACATGAAGGACGCGTACTTTCCAGAAAGTTCCCAAAAACGCGGCTTGCTCGGTAGTGCGCGGTCTGCCGTTGCCGCAACACGCGACCACTTGCTTTCACGGATCAAAGAGTGGGACCGCGACAGTTCCGACCGCGTCACGCACTTCGTAGCCAACAGCCACAATGTCGCGCAACGGATTCAACAATGCTACGGTCGCGATAGCCGAGTGATTCATTCGCCCGTCGACACGGAGTTTTACACGCCGGAAGCCATTGAACGCCAAGACTTTTATCTGTATGTCTCCGCCTTGGCGCCCTACAAGCGGGTTGATTTGGCGATTGAGGCGTGCCAAAAAATGGGCCGCAAGTTGGTAGTCATCGGTAGCGGACAGCTCCTGAAGAAGCTTTCACGAGCGTCACTGAAACATGTGGAGATTCTAGGTTGGCGGACGGATGAGGAAATTCGCTGGTATCTAAGACGCTGTCGCGCGCTGTTGTTTCCGGGGTTAGAGGACTTCGGTATCGTCCCCTTAGAAGCCCAGGCCTGCGGCGCGCCGGTGATCGCTTATGGACGCGGCGGAGTCCTCGAGACCGTCCTTCCCGCCACGAGGGAGACTGAGGGGACCGGAATGTTCTTTGAAGAACAAACCACCGATGCGCTGTGCGATGCTCTCTTGGAATTCGAGTCCAATTCACATTGGATCAGTCCCCAGTTGTCGCGCAAACAGGCCGAAAAATTTTCCGTGGAGAATTTTGAACGCAAACTCATTGACTACGTTGACTTGGTGGTCACTGGGCAGTCGAGAGATGAGGCTCCACAGGATATTGTGCCGTTTCCAAATCTCGTCGAACGCGAACTGCGCCGCGCTGCGTAG
- a CDS encoding Kelch repeat-containing protein, protein MTRCGIFLFVLLATPLGVKILAAEDNVEPAPAKKGVQPAPPLSTDPPDAYSQLPTFGTIKWETTKLPWVEEGPYAGISGVAMDVHNGKIVVAGGFIPGGDETDDRTSRKTSRWCWIYDPATDNWSRLADAPDRREYGRGLCSGDNFYFFGGGKQYQKQDPPYRPHGECFALDLLQQPPVWRQHSQLNVPRTHMAVGRVGNYLVVAGGNEYEWAEKGYSQNTIRNTTEVFDLSQPELGWKTRSPIPAVGRGWSAAAASQDHLYVLGGVTWNESGNTVGLRETWRYSPQQDVWEKRTPPPVAISGWAGALYQQRYAVIVGGVMRDKEKPERKSFWSDLTWIYDVQDDQWQQIKGTLPPGAVFNDSAVVIIGDTLYVLGGEGPRGSHYNYFLKGRL, encoded by the coding sequence ATGACACGATGTGGAATTTTCTTGTTCGTTCTGTTGGCAACGCCATTGGGCGTGAAGATCTTAGCAGCTGAGGATAATGTTGAGCCCGCACCCGCCAAAAAAGGCGTGCAGCCGGCGCCGCCGCTATCGACGGATCCCCCAGATGCATATTCCCAGTTGCCAACGTTTGGAACCATCAAATGGGAAACCACAAAACTACCTTGGGTTGAGGAGGGTCCATACGCGGGCATCAGTGGCGTGGCGATGGATGTCCACAACGGCAAAATTGTCGTTGCCGGCGGCTTTATTCCCGGTGGAGATGAAACGGACGATCGCACCAGCCGCAAGACCTCGCGGTGGTGTTGGATCTATGACCCGGCTACTGACAATTGGAGCCGATTGGCTGACGCGCCCGATCGTCGCGAATACGGGCGGGGATTATGCTCCGGCGACAACTTCTATTTCTTCGGCGGCGGCAAGCAATATCAAAAGCAGGACCCTCCGTATCGTCCACACGGAGAATGCTTTGCTTTGGACCTCCTCCAACAGCCCCCAGTCTGGCGTCAACACAGCCAACTGAATGTTCCCCGGACTCACATGGCGGTCGGCCGTGTTGGGAACTACCTAGTCGTCGCTGGGGGGAATGAATATGAGTGGGCAGAGAAGGGTTATAGCCAAAACACAATTCGAAACACGACGGAGGTCTTCGATCTGAGCCAACCCGAATTAGGCTGGAAAACACGCTCCCCAATTCCAGCAGTCGGGCGAGGCTGGTCTGCAGCAGCGGCGTCTCAGGATCACCTCTATGTTTTGGGCGGGGTCACTTGGAACGAATCGGGAAACACGGTCGGTCTCCGCGAAACGTGGCGTTACAGTCCACAGCAAGACGTCTGGGAAAAACGAACACCTCCACCTGTTGCGATCTCTGGATGGGCAGGCGCGCTCTATCAACAGCGGTATGCCGTGATTGTCGGCGGGGTCATGCGTGATAAAGAGAAACCTGAGCGGAAAAGCTTTTGGTCCGATCTGACTTGGATATACGACGTGCAAGACGACCAGTGGCAACAAATCAAAGGCACGCTTCCGCCCGGCGCCGTTTTCAACGACTCCGCCGTCGTGATCATCGGCGACACCCTCTATGTCCTTGGCGGCGAGGGACCAAGAGGAAGTCATTACAACTACTTCCTCAAAGGCCGCCTTTGA
- a CDS encoding winged helix-turn-helix domain-containing protein has product MATQQTTAKKVTTKKAAAPKLSTINAAAKVLSVSKEPLTAKQMIEQMAAEKIWTSLSGKTPDATLYAEILQEIQSQGDDSRFVKVNRDHFGLNKSP; this is encoded by the coding sequence ATGGCCACCCAGCAAACGACAGCGAAAAAAGTGACCACCAAAAAGGCCGCCGCCCCAAAGCTGAGCACCATCAACGCCGCCGCCAAGGTGCTCAGCGTATCTAAGGAGCCACTCACCGCCAAACAGATGATTGAGCAAATGGCGGCCGAAAAAATTTGGACCAGTCTCAGTGGCAAGACGCCGGATGCGACTTTATATGCGGAAATTCTACAGGAAATCCAAAGCCAAGGTGACGACTCACGGTTTGTGAAGGTCAATCGTGACCACTTTGGGCTCAACAAATCGCCCTGA
- a CDS encoding WD40 repeat domain-containing serine/threonine-protein kinase, whose amino-acid sequence MSINPQTKHLFDLAVEIPDPQQQALFLEIACADNHELRTELEELLRHDATENNPLDAPLAPSILGHFSGLQPGTKIGPYKIREQIGEGGFGEVYVAEQTKPIRRKVALKLIKLGMESKNIVGRFESERQALAMMDHPHVAKVLDAGTAADGRPYFVMELVKGTTITKFCDQQKLTTDERLRLFIDTCHAVQHAHQKGIIHRDLKPSNIMVTMRDEKPIVKVIDFGVAKALSQPLTEMTVYTAFGQMIGTPMYMSPEQAQLNEVDVDTRSDVYALGVLLYELLTGTTPFNRETLESAGFDEMRRIILEDEPPKPSSRLSTLQMQKVATISDQRKVDHRKLGRKLQGELDWIVMRALEKDRNRRYESPREFAEDIDRYLKGQAVHACPPSVTYRLGKFAKRHRGKLTSFALLLVALCAFGSWELVQSRQHFQEMSTVMDQLRTALVQVEEEKEASDKANLLAQQETARARKTSYLSQMNLAFQRYEENRLMEASQILADQIPAMGEPNLRHVEWHYLNSKVKERFRVIGTHSAGVQDLALFPDGKRVASAGMDGVISIWDIRSATLLRRFKLHHRPIHAVAVSPDSRWIAYGEEDYPYDSHVVLIDAKTGGKVARLNKFPYTIRSLDFSGDGKYLISASHGNIAVWDFQDGLAGTLHKIPGSTHFSSMIRFDDDGFTLASLNSDTKSIGLWDVSRRALIKNINNPSQKSPFVFAYNASQQFAAYLIGPVGKWGRLDLVDAVSGTRLSMFDCKGRERLAFSADGSTILIGSYNGWIESSDIVTTENSGHREVTFQGKPKIRAVNGAVTAIRAMNSEMALVSGTDGAIVLYRFGELDSEQPFAPEEIRVTNTATSNDSKLFAWLGTDDRVRLTDYQSGKLLATSVKLPHFARTLVFSPCGSLLAAQCDNKHLQYWDVSQGNLQSLGSRNFGKSTGRDTAWGHVAIDQQHVIGFGKELDNLYLLNTQENARFEKQLPNAFASSVLLSPDNRIIAASNLGVQIFDRATLKAQGTFVKAGHVYSMAYSLDSRWLASGHKDGAIHLGDVSTGESHIRLNGHNFAVRALTFSRDGARLISGDGDGYLGFWDIETGKCYGLSREFSVKNQRIRKLSISPGEHWLDVTAGYRVKHRWTKRVPLRPNEWPYAQRRLVNNLQPPSRAVQQPQLQGQLAYDGFEYPAGSLANKNGGYGFRSGWTALSDLTKPSNAEVVDHDIEIQGGHFQATGHSILMQVKDTLSRGLVQKIDLSQTGEYYISLLAKRLPTGNPDTANQEELEILLMGKETMPVLHFGVSSGRTSFTRRLEQGKAISQGTTPKQEHVADDVAYLLLMHIQVTSDAEGQHVARCRVASIPSAQTFPHSISEVKWSGPALDIRTDITFDRLRITNGRNAKYLIDELKIGTTYESVIGVSP is encoded by the coding sequence ATGTCGATAAATCCGCAGACAAAACACCTCTTTGATCTCGCCGTCGAAATACCAGATCCGCAGCAGCAAGCTCTGTTCTTAGAAATTGCCTGTGCCGACAACCATGAACTGCGGACCGAACTTGAAGAGTTATTGCGTCACGATGCTACCGAAAACAACCCTTTAGACGCGCCACTGGCCCCGTCGATCCTGGGTCACTTCTCTGGATTACAACCGGGAACCAAGATTGGTCCCTACAAGATTCGAGAGCAAATCGGCGAAGGAGGGTTTGGAGAGGTCTATGTGGCCGAGCAGACCAAACCGATCCGCCGTAAAGTGGCCCTCAAGCTGATTAAGCTTGGGATGGAATCCAAGAATATTGTCGGCCGCTTTGAATCTGAGCGCCAGGCACTAGCCATGATGGACCATCCACATGTTGCAAAAGTGCTTGATGCCGGCACTGCGGCTGATGGCCGGCCCTACTTCGTGATGGAACTGGTCAAGGGTACCACGATCACCAAGTTTTGTGACCAGCAAAAACTCACGACAGATGAGCGCTTGAGGCTGTTTATCGATACGTGTCACGCCGTGCAACATGCGCATCAGAAAGGGATCATCCACCGGGACCTCAAACCGTCAAACATCATGGTCACGATGCGGGATGAAAAACCGATCGTGAAAGTGATTGATTTCGGTGTCGCCAAGGCATTGAGCCAACCTTTGACGGAAATGACGGTCTACACCGCGTTCGGCCAGATGATTGGCACGCCGATGTATATGAGCCCAGAGCAGGCGCAACTGAATGAAGTCGACGTCGACACCCGGTCCGACGTTTACGCACTCGGGGTCCTGCTGTACGAGTTGCTGACAGGGACGACGCCCTTTAATCGAGAGACCTTGGAGAGTGCGGGCTTCGACGAAATGCGTCGCATCATCCTCGAAGACGAGCCGCCCAAACCAAGCTCGCGATTGAGCACACTGCAAATGCAGAAAGTCGCGACGATTTCCGATCAACGAAAAGTCGACCACCGCAAATTGGGACGCAAACTGCAAGGTGAGTTAGATTGGATCGTAATGCGGGCGCTGGAGAAAGACCGCAACCGCCGTTACGAATCGCCGCGGGAATTCGCCGAAGACATCGATCGCTATCTGAAGGGACAAGCGGTCCATGCCTGTCCGCCGTCGGTGACGTACCGGCTGGGAAAATTCGCGAAGCGTCACCGGGGAAAGCTGACGAGTTTTGCCTTGCTATTAGTAGCGTTGTGCGCATTCGGATCCTGGGAGTTGGTGCAGTCTCGTCAGCATTTCCAGGAAATGAGCACCGTCATGGATCAGCTCAGGACCGCATTGGTCCAGGTTGAAGAGGAGAAGGAGGCGTCGGACAAAGCCAATCTATTGGCACAGCAAGAGACAGCGCGGGCACGCAAGACGAGTTATCTCTCACAAATGAATCTCGCTTTTCAGCGCTACGAAGAAAATCGGTTGATGGAGGCGTCACAGATTCTGGCCGACCAAATACCAGCAATGGGCGAACCGAACCTGCGGCACGTGGAATGGCATTATCTTAACTCCAAAGTTAAAGAGCGTTTTCGAGTCATCGGGACTCATTCCGCCGGTGTGCAAGACTTGGCTCTGTTTCCGGACGGCAAACGCGTGGCTTCAGCCGGTATGGATGGTGTCATATCGATTTGGGACATCCGCTCAGCAACACTGCTGAGGCGTTTTAAACTGCATCACCGGCCAATTCACGCAGTCGCCGTATCACCGGACAGCCGCTGGATTGCCTATGGCGAAGAGGATTATCCATACGATTCCCACGTGGTCTTGATCGATGCCAAGACAGGTGGCAAAGTGGCGCGGCTCAATAAATTCCCATATACGATTCGCTCGTTGGATTTCTCCGGAGACGGCAAGTACCTCATTTCTGCGTCTCACGGCAATATTGCCGTATGGGATTTTCAGGACGGCCTTGCCGGAACACTCCACAAGATTCCGGGTTCCACACATTTCAGCAGCATGATTCGGTTTGACGATGACGGTTTCACTCTGGCATCTCTAAATTCAGACACAAAGTCCATCGGGCTGTGGGATGTAAGCCGGCGAGCTTTGATTAAAAATATCAACAACCCCTCTCAGAAATCTCCCTTTGTATTCGCTTACAATGCGTCCCAACAATTTGCCGCGTACTTAATCGGACCTGTGGGGAAATGGGGCCGGCTCGATTTAGTCGATGCTGTCTCCGGGACTCGTCTAAGCATGTTTGATTGTAAGGGTCGGGAGCGTCTGGCTTTTTCGGCCGACGGGTCAACGATTCTCATCGGCTCTTACAATGGCTGGATTGAGTCGTCGGACATAGTAACCACTGAAAACTCGGGTCACCGAGAAGTCACTTTCCAAGGCAAGCCAAAGATCCGGGCTGTAAACGGGGCCGTCACCGCAATCCGTGCGATGAACTCCGAAATGGCTCTCGTGTCGGGGACTGATGGCGCGATCGTGCTGTATCGTTTTGGTGAGCTAGACTCTGAGCAACCTTTTGCACCTGAAGAGATCAGAGTAACGAATACCGCCACGTCGAATGATTCAAAACTTTTCGCTTGGCTGGGAACCGATGATCGCGTCCGTTTGACCGACTATCAAAGCGGAAAACTGTTGGCAACTTCAGTGAAACTGCCACATTTCGCTAGGACGTTGGTTTTCTCTCCGTGTGGATCACTACTCGCGGCCCAGTGCGACAATAAGCATCTTCAGTATTGGGATGTCTCTCAGGGAAACCTTCAAAGCCTCGGTAGCCGGAACTTTGGAAAATCAACTGGAAGGGATACTGCCTGGGGGCATGTCGCGATTGATCAGCAGCATGTGATCGGCTTTGGTAAAGAATTGGATAATCTCTATTTGCTCAACACACAAGAAAATGCGCGTTTTGAAAAGCAACTCCCCAATGCTTTTGCCAGCTCGGTTTTGCTCTCCCCGGACAATCGGATAATTGCTGCGTCAAATCTCGGTGTACAGATATTTGACAGAGCAACACTGAAGGCTCAAGGTACTTTCGTTAAGGCCGGTCATGTCTATAGCATGGCCTATTCACTGGACAGTCGCTGGCTAGCTTCTGGGCACAAGGACGGAGCGATTCATCTTGGAGACGTCTCAACCGGAGAGTCTCATATCCGACTGAACGGTCACAATTTTGCCGTACGTGCGCTCACATTTTCGCGTGACGGAGCACGATTGATTAGTGGCGATGGCGACGGCTATCTCGGCTTCTGGGACATAGAAACAGGAAAATGCTACGGATTGTCTCGAGAATTTTCTGTCAAGAATCAACGGATCCGCAAGTTGTCGATAAGCCCCGGCGAACATTGGTTGGATGTGACGGCAGGGTACCGCGTGAAACACCGCTGGACAAAGCGCGTTCCGCTTCGCCCCAACGAATGGCCGTATGCTCAACGACGCTTAGTGAACAACTTGCAGCCTCCTAGCCGAGCAGTGCAACAACCACAACTCCAGGGCCAATTGGCATACGACGGTTTTGAGTACCCAGCTGGAAGCCTAGCCAACAAGAACGGTGGGTATGGATTTCGAAGCGGCTGGACAGCGCTGAGCGATCTGACGAAACCCAGCAATGCCGAAGTCGTTGATCATGACATTGAGATACAGGGCGGGCATTTTCAAGCGACCGGTCATTCCATCTTGATGCAAGTCAAGGACACGTTATCGAGAGGCCTTGTTCAAAAGATCGACCTCTCACAAACGGGTGAGTATTACATCTCGCTGCTAGCCAAGCGTCTGCCTACGGGAAATCCCGATACCGCCAATCAAGAAGAATTGGAAATCTTATTGATGGGTAAGGAGACCATGCCGGTATTGCATTTCGGTGTGAGTAGCGGTCGAACTAGCTTCACGCGACGACTTGAGCAGGGGAAAGCGATCTCGCAAGGCACAACCCCCAAGCAGGAACATGTTGCCGATGACGTCGCCTATTTACTACTTATGCACATCCAAGTGACTTCCGACGCTGAAGGCCAACACGTGGCCCGCTGTCGCGTCGCGAGCATTCCCTCTGCACAGACCTTTCCGCATAGCATCAGCGAGGTCAAGTGGTCCGGCCCGGCACTTGACATCCGCACCGACATAACTTTTGACCGATTACGTATCACCAACGGACGCAACGCCAAGTATTTGATTGATGAGTTGAAGATCGGCACCACCTACGAGAGCGTGATCGGCGTTTCGCCGTAG
- a CDS encoding sigma-70 family RNA polymerase sigma factor, with amino-acid sequence MIDITEILGQIDEGDPHAANHLLPLIYNELRRLAATRMASERSDHTLQATALVHEAYARLVGSSSDTPWENRGHFFSAAAESMRRILVENARAKKAQKRSAPQNQLAMTNISVEPHVPIEDFLDLHHALEQLEQEDERLACIVKLRYFTGLTIAETALCLGISDATVVRDWRYARAWLQRKMQPKG; translated from the coding sequence ATGATCGACATCACAGAAATTCTTGGTCAAATTGATGAAGGCGATCCACACGCCGCGAATCATCTTTTGCCATTAATCTATAACGAACTGCGCAGGCTGGCTGCTACGCGGATGGCGAGCGAGCGGTCCGATCATACATTGCAGGCAACCGCACTTGTTCACGAGGCCTATGCCCGCCTCGTGGGGAGCAGTAGTGATACCCCCTGGGAGAACCGCGGGCACTTTTTTAGTGCTGCGGCAGAATCGATGCGGAGGATTCTGGTAGAGAACGCGCGGGCGAAGAAAGCCCAGAAACGTTCTGCCCCGCAAAATCAGCTGGCAATGACCAATATCAGTGTAGAGCCGCACGTACCGATCGAGGATTTTCTAGATCTGCATCACGCCCTCGAACAACTTGAACAGGAAGATGAGCGTCTGGCCTGTATCGTCAAACTGCGGTATTTCACGGGGCTGACAATCGCTGAGACGGCTCTCTGCCTAGGTATTTCTGATGCAACTGTGGTTCGAGATTGGCGTTATGCCCGCGCTTGGTTGCAGAGGAAGATGCAACCCAAGGGTTAA
- a CDS encoding alpha/beta hydrolase family protein, with translation MGKFSGQFVRSRCLAVLACLIGTVGITAHVHAAEPSIQQLPGPDGKAAITCVVYEPQPIPEGKAGLIVHLYGSGGSHRKNEYNIGREPYATCRKLLAERGYWLVVADLGRYHWMNEKACTQLDAVIDAMITDKNIDPKQVHLFGTSMGASSSLIYTMRRPERIKSVVAVFPITDFTKWLVEKPNYRVPVEKAHGITPETRNEALAKLSPLMNVDAFQKVPVMLLHGDKDRVVPTHHSRDFAAALQKKGYPFIFHEVPGATHNDKIARTYQHELADFLTEGIQPAEPVSTPQKKQ, from the coding sequence ATGGGCAAGTTTTCTGGACAGTTCGTACGCTCCCGCTGTCTTGCGGTATTGGCTTGCTTGATCGGAACAGTCGGGATCACTGCTCACGTGCATGCCGCAGAGCCTTCGATCCAACAGCTACCGGGGCCGGATGGCAAGGCTGCAATCACCTGTGTTGTTTACGAACCACAACCAATTCCAGAGGGCAAAGCGGGCTTGATTGTTCATCTTTACGGAAGCGGTGGCTCCCATCGTAAGAACGAATACAACATTGGTCGCGAACCGTACGCCACATGTCGAAAGCTATTGGCAGAACGGGGCTACTGGTTGGTTGTGGCCGATTTGGGCCGGTATCATTGGATGAACGAGAAAGCCTGCACGCAGCTTGATGCGGTGATCGACGCCATGATTACGGACAAAAACATAGACCCAAAGCAAGTCCATCTATTCGGCACGAGCATGGGGGCTAGTTCCAGCTTGATCTATACCATGCGACGACCAGAGCGTATCAAGTCTGTTGTGGCTGTGTTCCCAATTACGGATTTTACGAAATGGCTTGTGGAAAAACCCAATTATCGCGTTCCCGTTGAAAAGGCACATGGAATCACACCCGAGACACGCAACGAAGCTCTGGCTAAGCTCTCGCCCTTGATGAATGTCGATGCATTTCAAAAAGTGCCCGTGATGCTGCTCCATGGCGACAAAGACAGAGTCGTTCCCACACATCACAGCCGCGACTTTGCTGCGGCGCTGCAAAAGAAAGGCTATCCGTTCATCTTCCATGAAGTGCCCGGTGCGACGCACAATGACAAGATTGCACGCACCTACCAGCACGAACTCGCTGACTTTTTGACGGAAGGAATCCAACCAGCTGAGCCTGTCAGCACTCCTCAGAAAAAGCAGTAA
- a CDS encoding GNAT family N-acetyltransferase, translating into MPIPWCLDPPPFGESARISGWLEKQLALCDDEAFARGFAASCPVSGLSPDAYSHRILDVEGEKLLVGIRFKGGEVAQPFVDLIAWTGEPRLGWVVAIKEAFAPFAPRAVRFRWSKETAPPWLGEVDQYLFAGWAAGTSDARVSPARDLGWYDEFSQAFDKWRTTSPLGLEVWPCDLDDLKKCLKDGHIVVATEGDRFLGLAACLWQSERAFEGWVIMEEFVVLEAQGRGLGTALQRGLMQRLPPGDLVWGTIHADNVASQKTAAQCGRRPVETWWFIPLGMP; encoded by the coding sequence ATGCCTATCCCATGGTGTTTAGACCCTCCTCCATTTGGTGAATCCGCACGTATTTCTGGCTGGCTAGAGAAGCAACTCGCCTTGTGCGATGACGAGGCTTTCGCGCGAGGCTTTGCCGCATCGTGTCCGGTTTCCGGGTTGAGTCCCGATGCCTACTCACACCGGATTTTGGATGTCGAAGGAGAAAAACTTTTAGTTGGAATTCGTTTCAAAGGTGGTGAGGTCGCACAACCGTTCGTTGACCTGATTGCGTGGACCGGTGAGCCGCGCCTTGGCTGGGTTGTTGCCATCAAGGAAGCCTTTGCGCCGTTTGCTCCTAGGGCAGTTCGATTCCGTTGGTCGAAAGAGACCGCCCCGCCTTGGTTAGGCGAGGTCGACCAATACTTGTTCGCCGGATGGGCCGCTGGAACGTCAGATGCGCGCGTATCGCCCGCTCGTGACTTGGGCTGGTATGACGAGTTCAGCCAGGCGTTCGACAAATGGCGAACCACTAGTCCCCTCGGACTGGAGGTGTGGCCTTGCGACCTCGATGATTTGAAAAAGTGCCTCAAAGATGGCCACATCGTCGTAGCCACTGAGGGTGACAGATTCCTGGGACTAGCCGCCTGCCTATGGCAATCAGAGCGTGCCTTCGAAGGCTGGGTGATCATGGAGGAGTTCGTTGTCCTTGAAGCCCAAGGGCGTGGTTTGGGGACCGCACTTCAGCGAGGACTCATGCAACGTCTGCCCCCGGGAGATTTAGTGTGGGGCACCATCCACGCGGACAACGTCGCGTCTCAGAAGACTGCTGCTCAATGTGGTCGCAGACCTGTTGAGACATGGTGGTTCATTCCCCTCGGCATGCCATAA
- a CDS encoding ammonia-forming cytochrome c nitrite reductase subunit c552 encodes MAITDHIRFRWLVLLTLLVAVTSFGVVALLVSIIERKQEARTPTVKIVDVTEISTDPEPWGLNHPLQYETYLRTADSERTDYGGSNALPPSKLKQYPWLKRLFAGYAFSVDYREARGHAFMLHDQEVTKRVTDFQQAGACLHCHASIIPTYRRIGLEEQGVEATPERLAESFDQEAVQAGFKAVSRMNYEDVFAELLKTPDGIPTADDKGDPHMGHAHPVSCVDCHDPSTMQIRVTRPGFLEGIAKLAESDDPVPHLPSIAQWRKSNSKTPYNPNVDASRQEMRSFVCGQCHVEYYCANKMTLTFPWGNGLKMEDLEQEWDETEFPEGGKFFDYVHKETGTKVYKAQHPEFELWSQGIHARAGVSCSDCHMPFEKQGATKFSSHWVRSPMLNINRACQTCHNVPEKELLARVDGIQARTMSQVDRAAAAMTDMLDAIVAAQKAGATEEQLKPIRDLQRKAMWRLDFVASENSKGFHADQEAMRILGESIDYSRQAQGLAFKLGTAAKTSSPPEESN; translated from the coding sequence ATGGCAATCACTGATCATATCCGCTTTCGCTGGCTGGTCTTACTCACACTGCTGGTGGCCGTCACCTCGTTTGGAGTCGTGGCGCTGCTGGTCAGTATCATCGAACGCAAGCAAGAAGCCCGCACGCCGACGGTGAAAATCGTCGACGTCACGGAGATCAGTACCGATCCCGAACCGTGGGGCTTGAATCACCCGCTCCAGTACGAAACATATCTGCGTACGGCCGATTCCGAGCGAACAGATTACGGCGGCAGCAATGCGTTGCCGCCCAGCAAATTAAAACAATACCCGTGGCTGAAGCGATTGTTTGCGGGGTATGCCTTCAGTGTCGATTACCGCGAAGCGCGCGGCCACGCGTTCATGCTGCATGATCAAGAAGTCACGAAGCGTGTCACCGACTTTCAACAGGCCGGCGCCTGCTTGCATTGCCATGCCTCAATCATTCCGACCTATCGCCGCATCGGGTTAGAAGAACAAGGAGTGGAGGCTACGCCAGAGCGTCTGGCCGAATCGTTTGACCAAGAGGCAGTCCAGGCCGGGTTCAAAGCCGTGAGCCGGATGAATTACGAGGATGTCTTTGCCGAACTGCTCAAAACACCCGATGGCATCCCCACAGCTGACGACAAAGGCGATCCCCACATGGGCCATGCCCATCCGGTCTCCTGTGTGGATTGTCACGATCCCAGCACCATGCAGATTCGCGTCACTCGGCCTGGATTTCTCGAAGGCATTGCAAAACTTGCCGAGAGCGATGATCCGGTGCCTCATCTTCCGAGTATCGCCCAATGGCGAAAGTCGAACTCCAAAACGCCCTACAATCCCAACGTCGATGCTTCACGACAAGAAATGCGATCGTTTGTCTGCGGCCAATGCCACGTAGAGTACTACTGTGCGAACAAGATGACGTTGACGTTTCCCTGGGGCAACGGCCTGAAAATGGAAGACCTCGAACAAGAGTGGGATGAGACCGAATTCCCCGAGGGGGGCAAGTTTTTTGACTACGTGCACAAGGAAACCGGCACCAAGGTCTACAAAGCCCAGCACCCGGAATTTGAATTGTGGAGTCAAGGCATCCACGCGCGGGCCGGTGTGAGTTGCAGCGACTGTCACATGCCTTTCGAGAAACAGGGGGCGACCAAATTCAGCAGCCACTGGGTCCGCAGCCCCATGCTCAACATCAACCGCGCCTGCCAGACGTGTCACAACGTTCCAGAAAAGGAATTACTGGCTCGCGTCGATGGAATTCAAGCACGCACGATGTCGCAAGTCGACCGTGCAGCCGCAGCGATGACCGACATGCTCGATGCCATCGTCGCTGCACAAAAAGCGGGTGCAACCGAGGAGCAACTCAAACCGATTCGCGACCTGCAACGTAAAGCGATGTGGCGGCTGGATTTTGTTGCCAGCGAAAACTCGAAAGGCTTTCATGCGGATCAAGAAGCGATGCGCATCCTCGGCGAATCGATTGATTACAGCCGACAGGCACAGGGCTTGGCATTTAAACTGGGAACCGCCGCGAAAACGTCATCGCCCCCGGAAGAGTCGAACTAA